The Synergistaceae bacterium sequence CCCTCGGACAGGGTCGACGAGTCTGCGCCCAAGGAGTACCTCAAGGCCGTGGTCGAGGCATTGCCGGAGGCCATAGAGGCGCTGCGCGAGGATCTTGACACGGAGCCGGAGTCGGCCTGGTTCAGCTCGATAGGCGCGGCATGGATGCATCTGCTCGGGACGCTCGCCTCCGACTACGGCAAGGGTTATCCTCTCTACATGCAGAGCCCCCTCTTCGCCGCCAAGCAGCTTGAGGCTCAGCTCGGCTCCTACACTGAGCTGCGACACGACACGATCCTCTACGAGAAGCCCAACTACGCGGAGCTGGGCGACGGATGGAACGAGGAACCGCCAAACCCCCTGCCGATGGGGCTGATAGAGCCCAACCTGCCCTTCTGGGGCGAGCTGCTCAGAGTGGTCGACTACATAGCCGACGGGTTCGAGGAAAACTACCTCTTCGAGCGCGACCTGGAGGAGTACGGCGCGCTGACCATGTTCCGCGACACGGTGGAGCGCTGCGGCCAGCTTGCAGCCAAGCAGCTCCAGGGCAAGAAGCTCACCGAGGAGGAGTACGAGTTCATCCGCCTATTCGACCTGGACTACATGGCGGCGGCCGCGGATGGATACGGCGGAAT is a genomic window containing:
- a CDS encoding DUF3160 domain-containing protein — its product is PSDRVDESAPKEYLKAVVEALPEAIEALREDLDTEPESAWFSSIGAAWMHLLGTLASDYGKGYPLYMQSPLFAAKQLEAQLGSYTELRHDTILYEKPNYAELGDGWNEEPPNPLPMGLIEPNLPFWGELLRVVDYIADGFEENYLFERDLEEYGALTMFRDTVERCGQLAAKQLQGKKLTEEEYEFIRLFDLDYMAAAADGYGGIPPVDVYRSALVVDIQTVNLDPMAISAPAILYQAVSEPSVMLALVGNENTPRVLIGMAFDHREFTGPHGRRLTDSMWKKRVYDRYDEYFDIKEGEHAPLPEKNFWYDGLRP